The DNA window TCTTCAGGCAGAGTCCACAGTTTGGAGATACGGAAGATGGTTGGGTCGGGGCGATCCATTGGAGGCGAGGTCAGAGGTAAAACCGTTTTTATCAATTCCTGCTCCCGGCTTAGCAGTCCCCCAGATGTAGGCAGCCGAATAAAAATAGTATTTATGATAATATTTTAGGTATTTCCAGAAACGTAGGTCGTCGAAAAAGAAATAAGAAGTGTAGGGGGCGATTATGTACAGGAATGTTCCACATGAAAGCAGGTTGATTACGACAATGGTGTATGACATCAATCTGAACAAAGCCCATATCATTATTGCCTCTTTTTTTGAATTAAATACTAGCACGCGATCATATTTGAACCGATATTTATTTATCTTAATAGATCTATTTATTCAAGTATATCTAGCGACTTGATAAAGTTCATAGAACTTTCGTTACGCTTCAGCATTCATGCTGAATGATTTTAAGTTTAGTGCCTTGGCACACTGAGATTCTGTCATCTTTCTTTTCAGAATGGTTTTATCCATCAATTACCATTTTGCATTGTCCGAGAACTGTCTAAAAAAGTTGCAGACTGCATAAATAAATCATTTTTCACGTTCTTTAATGATCCTGCAGGAGTCGGAATCAACCTACGGATGGCTTTGGAAAGGTCAAAGGATAAATTACCCCTAGAAGGCGTAGATAATATAATTATGCATAACGCTTGAATCTTAGTACCGTTATAGTTTCAGTCTAAACTATTTGTTTCAGCAAAGCTTTGCGTGGTCTGTGTATCAGTGGTATTCTCGCAGTGCTGTGTTTTTGAAATAAATAAGGTGGAACATATGTGCATCAGGTTAAATCTTTTTGTGATTATCTTAGTTTCAGTTTTGTCTATGTTCTCTGTTCCAGACGTTATGGGGGGATCTTTGTCTTCTTCGCTTTCTGGGAGGCGGGCTGCTGCTACTAAATCGCCCAACGTAAAAATTAACTATCGTGACAGTGTGCTTGCCGAAGAGATTGAAGACAAGCGTCTGCAAGTTGAGATGTTTGAAAAGACGTTTAAGATGGATTTCAAACATCTGGTTCATGATCTGGCTGACTACCGTAAAAGCCCGCAGATGCTCGAGAGGAGTTATAGGCAACTTCTGGTTCTTATGAATATTAGTATTGCCAATCCATATGAAGAACGGATGATTTACAATCAACTATTTCAATTTGAATCAGATCTGGATGGTCTGGTTCGGCATTATGAAAAGCAAGCACTAACTATTACTAGTGATATTTCGCTGTTAAGTCATTCTGAGTCGGAGCTGATGCTTTTGTCTGCAAAAGGTGCGTCTCAGGAATTAATCATAACTGCGTATAAATTCGGTGACAAATTAAATGCCTTAATTGAGCTGCGAAAGATAAACCTGCGGCTTGTGCAGGAGCGGCTTGACTCACTCCTAATGCTTCAAACGGAAGTAAGTGGAACTCTTAGCGAGCTTGAAAAAGATGTTCCTGAGTTGCTTATGGCGTATTTGCTGCATTTACGGGTATCCTTATTCAGCGGCCCGGTTATGGAACGTCTCACATTTGCTCCTTCTTATTGGATTATGGGGCAGCCTGCACAGTCTTTTGCAAAAATGCCTGAAGATTTTGAAGACGTTTATTATTCTACGCTTATTCCATTAGCGCTTTGGCTGCTGGTTTATGTCGGAGGAAGAAGGGCAAGAGAGCAGATGGTAACATCTTATTTTTCTACCCATCCAACAGCTAAACGGGTTTTAATGCAAATCTGGATGCTTGCTCCTCTGTCTGTCGGCTTGCTTATCGGAGCGCAGTTTATTGATTTTCCTTCAAGGCTTTTGCCTTTGCAGTTAGGTTTGATTTTTGCTTTTTGGGTTGCAATGAAAGCGGCCTGGTGTCTCAGGACCATTCGGATGGGAACCATGCCTGCGACGCCTCTTTATCCGTTATTTTGGGTTTTCGTGCTGGGCACACTGGGGCAGTTTCTACATGTTCCTTTGGTTATGATGGCTGTCATTTGGCCCGTGGTTTTGCTGGGTGTGGCAGTTACTCTATGGAAATTCAGTAAGCGTCCGTATCCGCCACTAGAAAGAAATCTCGGTAAAGTCTCGTTGTATTTATCCGTGATGGTTTGTTTGATTTGTCTTGAAGGGCACGTATATTTTGCGATTCTTTTTTCAATGTGGTGGTTTTTGTTTGCAGTCTGTCTTCAGTTGGGTATGGCGGTAGCCATTCTGCTTAAAGAAAAGTCAGAAGATTTTTTTTGTAAAGAAAATGAAAGAAGTAAAGGGTTACTGCTTAGTCTGTCTATTCCCGTGGTCTGGATTATTTTGTTGTTGGCTTTGCTTATCTGGACAGTTAGCCAATTTGGCGAAATCAGTCTTCTTTATAAAATTGCTGGTAACCCCCATACGCTTTCCGCAGCTGTCGTGCTGTTGGTGATGATTCTTACTTTGCGTTTTCTGACAGCGTTTGAGATAGCCCACTCTACTTATGCTGGAGTCGGAGGACGCCCTTTAAAAGGGTTTCTTCAGGTTTCCAGATTTGTTGTATTCTGCCTCGGAGTGGGGTTGACTGTCTGCTTTGCCATGGATCGATCCCCATGGGCTTTGCTTGGTGGTGTCGGTGCTGTTGCGGC is part of the Desulfovibrio gilichinskyi genome and encodes:
- a CDS encoding mechanosensitive ion channel family protein; translation: MCIRLNLFVIILVSVLSMFSVPDVMGGSLSSSLSGRRAAATKSPNVKINYRDSVLAEEIEDKRLQVEMFEKTFKMDFKHLVHDLADYRKSPQMLERSYRQLLVLMNISIANPYEERMIYNQLFQFESDLDGLVRHYEKQALTITSDISLLSHSESELMLLSAKGASQELIITAYKFGDKLNALIELRKINLRLVQERLDSLLMLQTEVSGTLSELEKDVPELLMAYLLHLRVSLFSGPVMERLTFAPSYWIMGQPAQSFAKMPEDFEDVYYSTLIPLALWLLVYVGGRRAREQMVTSYFSTHPTAKRVLMQIWMLAPLSVGLLIGAQFIDFPSRLLPLQLGLIFAFWVAMKAAWCLRTIRMGTMPATPLYPLFWVFVLGTLGQFLHVPLVMMAVIWPVVLLGVAVTLWKFSKRPYPPLERNLGKVSLYLSVMVCLICLEGHVYFAILFSMWWFLFAVCLQLGMAVAILLKEKSEDFFCKENERSKGLLLSLSIPVVWIILLLALLIWTVSQFGEISLLYKIAGNPHTLSAAVVLLVMILTLRFLTAFEIAHSTYAGVGGRPLKGFLQVSRFVVFCLGVGLTVCFAMDRSPWALLGGVGAVAAALFLLFKDTILALVAGVRIVLDDLVRLGDWIEIDDMGVDGNVIDVSLHCIKIQNFDRTIVTIPTITLTKRSFKNWRGMSESGGRRIKRSIPLDLSSIFFLDEQWRESLGEIRLLKDWFTKKEARRDAFKAEAASIGTGILDSESITNLAAFRGYIEAWLSAHEDVHKGLTFIVRHLDPGAQTGLPLEIYIFANDTDWVRYEAIQADLFDHLLAAVPVFGLRVYQRNALHDGRLAKENFMR